The genomic DNA TTGCCGCCGCGTGGGAAACCAATTGCAGCTCGTGATGCTACTCCCAGCACACGCGGATCGCGAAAACCTTCTGATTTGGGAGCCAGCCAAACTTTGCCCTGTTTTAACAGCCTGGGACCACTGGTAATAGAAAACCAATGTTCCTGCCACTGAGGTTTGCCATCCACTCTGGCGGTAATCATCTCCGGTTCATTACCTGCTCTTAAGCCCAGCGTCGTTCCATAGTTTTCCCAAGGGCTGTACTTGAGGAATCGGCCTTCTGCGACTACGTTGCCCATAACCCGCTTCTCTCCATCGGTGCTAAAGAAGGTGCCATTTGCCACCACTGCCGCATGGGAACGAGCAACAATTCGACCAAAGGCTTCATCTCCGTAAGAAACGTGAGCGCTGTTGGCTGTCGGAGCCCGATGAGGTAAGCCAATCGTGACGAAAGTTTTGGGGTCAGTTAAGTCAATCGTGGTTTGGTAGAAGGGAATGCCTGCAACTCGACGATGAATGACACGGGCTGGACGAGCCGCATCCACAGACTCTACTTGGGCAAAGACCTGGGCAAGGGCTGCACCTCCTAACGCTAAAAACGCCCGTCGGGAGAATTGACGGGGGCTGTTTGTCCCATTCTGACTCGACATTCACAACTCCTAAAGCTTCTGAATTTAGGGTTCCCATGCCCCTCAGTAGCGATCGATTTCGCTACCAAGACTTAATTCCTTGCAACACAGTGAGACTCAGGAGATCGGAGACTAATTTTCGTGAAGCGATCGCGCTAAGAAACTTTTTGAAGCTGAGGCATATCCATTTCTTTTGGATAGCAACATTTCTAGATAGCCATGTTCCCGGCATTACATAGGGTGGGGACGATAACTGCAGGTTAGGCCGCAAGTTGCTATACAGACCATCTCCGTAGAGGAATCACAAATATGCTCACAAAAAACCTCCGGCGATCAACTCTAGCCATCGCATTATCAATAGGAGTTTTGGGGTTATTAGCTGCTTGCACCAAAGGCTTAGGCGAGATCAAAACGGTAGTTCAAGGTCAGCTAGAAACATCTGAGCAGCAACACATATTAGTGCCTGTAAAGCACCAAGCAGGGGAATGCCCTGAAACGATCAAAATTTGGACTCTTTATCTGCCTATTGAAGGTGGTGTTGAACACACTGCCGTTCCTAATATTCGACCGATTGCAGGGGCTGCGAGATTATTGAGTTCCGATAAGCAAGTTGTAGAATACGAGGCACCTTTAAGTCAGCGTTACAGCTCTTGTATTGGTGACGCTAATTCGCAGGAACCTAGTGTTTACAATTTTCAGTTCCGCAATGGCAAGGTTTATTTTCGCTTAGATCTAAATGCAGTGACCATACCTACTGAAATTACATACCGGGGGATAGGTGGTTTGCGACCCTATGTACGGTGGTTAGCTGGAGAGTAGCTAATCAATTACTAAATATGCAGCTTTAAACACAGGAAAGACTCAATTCCCGCCTGTAATCTCGTGTCATCTCTCCAAGAAAACTGTTATGGTGCAAATTGTTGTGTTTCTGGTTTAAATCGCCGCTGTGGTGGCCTCCGAATTACCCAAAATTAAGTTTTTGCAGCAACCCACTACCTCCGCTTGGGTGGAGCAAGCTCTGGCTAATTTAGATACCGTTTTGCTCGACCACTCCCACTGCGAACGCAAAGCCGCAGGTGTAGCGCTGAACCTGATGTTTCGCTATCCGTCCCACACCCAGATGGTGAAAGCGCTAACGGCGATCGCGAAAGAAGAGCTAGAG from Trichocoleus desertorum ATA4-8-CV12 includes the following:
- a CDS encoding phosphodiester glycosidase family protein; this translates as MSSQNGTNSPRQFSRRAFLALGGAALAQVFAQVESVDAARPARVIHRRVAGIPFYQTTIDLTDPKTFVTIGLPHRAPTANSAHVSYGDEAFGRIVARSHAAVVANGTFFSTDGEKRVMGNVVAEGRFLKYSPWENYGTTLGLRAGNEPEMITARVDGKPQWQEHWFSITSGPRLLKQGKVWLAPKSEGFRDPRVLGVASRAAIGFPRGGKKLVLVTFLANLSLEREAKIMRAIGCYEAMNLDGGSSLGLASHSRILVHPGRELTNVIVVYDAKHPAPTALKDSWTMFQRGDRPTLRA